A genomic segment from Bradyrhizobium diazoefficiens USDA 110 encodes:
- a CDS encoding amino acid ABC transporter permease yields MYHWDFGILWSYRWLFLNGLGVTVGFTVVIVVLGLVFGLFGAFGSLSRLKAVRLVALTFIEAFRCTPILVQLIWFYYALPILAGVEMTPITASALALSLYGGSFYSEIIRGGIVSIDKGQSEAGAALGMTPGQAMRRIVLPQAIKRMIPALMNQSIIQFKNTSLVSVLAVPDLVYQSQVAAHDSYRPLETYTAVAVAYAAILIPLTIIVRRGEKRLAVGE; encoded by the coding sequence ATGTATCACTGGGACTTCGGCATTCTCTGGAGCTATCGCTGGCTCTTTCTCAACGGGCTCGGCGTCACCGTCGGCTTCACCGTGGTCATCGTGGTGCTCGGACTGGTGTTCGGCCTGTTCGGCGCATTCGGCAGCCTGTCGCGTCTCAAGGCGGTGCGCCTCGTCGCCCTCACCTTCATCGAGGCGTTCCGCTGCACGCCGATTCTGGTGCAGCTGATCTGGTTCTATTACGCGCTGCCGATCCTCGCCGGCGTCGAGATGACGCCGATCACGGCCTCGGCGCTGGCGCTGTCGCTCTATGGCGGCTCGTTCTATTCGGAGATCATCCGCGGCGGCATCGTCTCGATCGACAAGGGCCAGTCCGAAGCGGGTGCCGCGCTCGGCATGACCCCTGGCCAGGCGATGCGGCGCATCGTGCTGCCGCAGGCGATCAAGCGCATGATCCCGGCGCTGATGAACCAGTCGATCATCCAGTTCAAGAACACCTCGCTGGTCTCGGTGCTGGCGGTGCCTGACCTCGTCTATCAGAGCCAGGTCGCGGCCCATGACAGCTACCGGCCGCTGGAGACCTACACGGCGGTCGCGGTCGCCTATGCCGCAATCCTGATTCCGCTCACCATCATCGTCCGGCGCGGCGAGAAGCGATTGGCGGTCGGCGAATGA
- a CDS encoding amino acid ABC transporter ATP-binding protein, with amino-acid sequence MSDTSKIEIRALRKSFGSNEVLKNISLDVAKGGVVALIGPSGSGKSTLLRCVNLLVTPDGGSVRVGDTRFQFGEGAKLPDVKTLARFRATTGMVFQHFNLFPHMTTLQNVMEGPVTVRRMARADAEKLARAQLAKVGLAEKADQYPATLSGGQKQRVAIARALAMEPDVMLFDEATSALDPELVGEVLAVMQRLASEGMTMVIVTHEIAFAREVADRLIFMRDGVVVEEGPARQVIDNPQEAATRAFLSHFHRTGALPPANATS; translated from the coding sequence ATGAGCGACACTTCGAAGATCGAGATCCGCGCCTTGCGCAAGAGCTTCGGCAGCAACGAGGTCCTGAAGAACATCAGCCTCGACGTCGCCAAGGGCGGCGTGGTGGCGCTGATCGGCCCGTCTGGCTCGGGCAAGTCGACGCTGCTCCGCTGCGTCAATCTTCTGGTGACGCCTGATGGCGGCAGCGTTCGCGTCGGCGATACACGCTTCCAGTTCGGCGAGGGCGCAAAGCTGCCCGACGTGAAGACACTCGCAAGATTCCGCGCCACCACCGGCATGGTGTTCCAGCACTTCAACCTGTTCCCGCACATGACCACGCTCCAGAACGTGATGGAGGGACCGGTCACGGTGCGCCGCATGGCCAGGGCCGACGCCGAGAAGCTCGCGCGGGCGCAGCTCGCAAAGGTCGGCCTTGCCGAGAAGGCGGACCAGTATCCGGCGACGCTCTCGGGCGGACAGAAGCAGCGCGTCGCGATCGCGCGGGCGCTGGCGATGGAGCCGGACGTGATGCTGTTCGACGAGGCCACCTCGGCGCTCGACCCTGAACTCGTCGGCGAGGTGCTCGCCGTCATGCAGCGGCTGGCCTCGGAGGGCATGACCATGGTGATCGTGACCCATGAGATCGCCTTTGCCCGCGAGGTCGCCGACCGCCTCATCTTCATGCGCGACGGTGTCGTCGTCGAGGAAGGCCCGGCGCGGCAGGTGATCGACAATCCCCAGGAAGCCGCGACGCGTGCCTTCCTCAGCCATTTCCACCGCACCGGCGCGCTGCCGCCGGCCAACGCAACATCCTGA
- a CDS encoding transporter substrate-binding domain-containing protein: MVTRRDVASIVGLGAVGAMAAGALASSAVAQAADPNESTFARIRRTKKMRIGAVGGGAPYYMKDLASGQWKGFYVDIAKALADDMEAELEITETTWGNSVLDLQSNKIDIFFGLNPTPKRALVVDFSVPVFNNAFGILCKKDFKPKTWAELNSPDVKIAVDQGSSHDQVVSRLIPKAQISRLKTADDATAALQTGRVDAQCLITMLSLTVLKKNPSLGQFVLPTPIFATTSNAGFRRETDKTWRDYVNTWIDFNKGLGFIRNAIITNMELVGVTEADIPPGVSL; encoded by the coding sequence ATGGTTACACGTCGTGATGTTGCATCGATTGTCGGACTTGGCGCCGTTGGCGCGATGGCCGCGGGCGCACTGGCGTCCTCGGCCGTGGCCCAGGCCGCCGATCCGAACGAATCGACCTTCGCCCGCATCCGCCGCACCAAGAAGATGCGGATCGGCGCGGTCGGCGGCGGCGCGCCCTATTACATGAAGGACCTCGCCAGCGGCCAGTGGAAGGGCTTTTACGTCGACATCGCCAAGGCGCTCGCCGACGACATGGAAGCCGAGCTCGAGATCACCGAGACCACCTGGGGCAATTCGGTGCTCGACCTGCAGTCCAACAAGATCGACATCTTCTTCGGCCTCAACCCGACCCCGAAGCGCGCGCTGGTGGTCGATTTCTCGGTGCCGGTCTTCAACAACGCCTTCGGCATCCTCTGCAAGAAGGACTTCAAGCCGAAGACCTGGGCCGAGCTGAACTCGCCCGACGTCAAGATCGCGGTCGACCAGGGCTCCTCGCACGACCAGGTCGTCAGCCGCCTGATACCGAAGGCGCAGATCTCGCGCCTCAAGACCGCCGATGACGCCACCGCCGCGCTCCAGACCGGCCGCGTCGACGCGCAATGCCTGATCACCATGCTGTCGCTGACCGTGCTGAAAAAGAATCCCTCGCTCGGCCAGTTCGTGCTGCCGACGCCGATCTTCGCCACCACGTCGAACGCCGGCTTCCGCCGCGAGACCGACAAGACCTGGCGCGACTACGTCAACACCTGGATCGACTTCAACAAGGGCCTCGGCTTCATCCGCAATGCGATCATCACCAACATGGAGCTGGTGGGCGTGACCGAGGCGGACATTCCGCCGGGCGTTTCGTTGTAA
- a CDS encoding AmpG family muropeptide MFS transporter, translating to MTAPDATTGTVQTSADAPAASWRDSLAVYLQPRVLIVLFLGFSSGLPLALSGSTLLVWMREAGVDLGTIGLFALVGTPYTLKFLWAPLVDALHVPLFTRAFGRRRGWLLFSQLLLIIAILLLALTDPARSPFYVALGALLVATTSSTQDIVVDAFRVESLPESEQAAGMASYVAAYRIGMLVSTAGALFIVSGFESTGISRTSAWMWGYVVMAAMVLIGTITALAATEPEQSVRAEAATQADTAFARVLHAAIGAFSEFLARKDALAALAFVVLFKFTDAFSGTMTAPFVIDLGFSRNDYAAIVKGVGLAATLIGGFAGGFLARRYPLATCLWIGGVVQALANLSFSWLAFVGTSQWALAFAITAENFTSAIGTVIFVAYLSALCQNPLHTATQYALLTALAAVGRTYLSSVAGYVAKATGWPLFFVICVLVAIPSLVLLTWLQKRGHFEELGPVRV from the coding sequence ATGACCGCACCCGACGCGACCACCGGAACCGTCCAAACCAGCGCTGACGCCCCCGCCGCCTCCTGGCGCGACAGCCTTGCCGTGTACCTGCAACCGCGGGTGCTGATCGTGCTGTTTCTCGGCTTCTCGTCCGGCCTGCCGCTGGCGCTGTCGGGCTCGACGCTGCTGGTGTGGATGCGCGAGGCCGGGGTCGATCTCGGGACCATCGGGCTGTTTGCGCTGGTCGGTACGCCCTACACGCTAAAATTTTTGTGGGCGCCGCTGGTGGACGCGCTGCATGTGCCGCTGTTCACGCGCGCGTTCGGACGGCGCCGCGGCTGGCTGCTGTTCTCGCAGCTGCTGCTGATCATCGCCATCCTGCTGCTGGCGCTGACCGATCCCGCGCGCTCGCCGTTCTACGTCGCGCTCGGCGCGTTGCTGGTGGCGACGACGTCCTCGACGCAGGACATCGTGGTCGACGCCTTCCGCGTCGAGAGCCTGCCGGAGAGCGAGCAGGCCGCCGGCATGGCGTCCTATGTCGCGGCCTATCGCATCGGCATGCTGGTCTCGACCGCGGGCGCGCTGTTCATCGTCTCCGGTTTCGAGAGCACCGGCATTTCGCGCACATCGGCCTGGATGTGGGGCTATGTGGTGATGGCGGCGATGGTGCTGATCGGCACGATCACCGCGCTGGCCGCGACCGAGCCCGAGCAGTCGGTGCGGGCGGAAGCCGCAACGCAGGCCGATACGGCGTTCGCGCGCGTGCTGCACGCGGCGATCGGCGCGTTCTCGGAATTCCTGGCGCGCAAGGACGCGCTCGCCGCGCTTGCCTTCGTCGTGCTGTTCAAGTTCACCGACGCCTTCTCCGGCACCATGACGGCGCCGTTCGTGATCGACCTCGGCTTCTCCCGCAACGATTATGCGGCGATCGTGAAGGGCGTCGGCCTTGCGGCGACGCTAATCGGCGGCTTTGCCGGCGGCTTCCTTGCCCGACGCTACCCGCTGGCGACGTGCTTGTGGATCGGCGGCGTGGTGCAGGCGCTCGCCAACCTCTCCTTCTCCTGGCTGGCCTTCGTCGGCACCAGCCAATGGGCGCTCGCCTTCGCCATCACAGCTGAGAATTTCACCAGCGCCATCGGCACCGTGATCTTCGTCGCCTACCTCTCCGCGCTGTGCCAGAACCCGCTGCACACGGCGACACAATACGCGCTGCTGACCGCGCTCGCCGCAGTGGGACGCACCTATCTGTCGTCGGTGGCCGGCTATGTCGCCAAGGCGACCGGCTGGCCGCTGTTCTTCGTGATCTGCGTGCTGGTGGCGATCCCGAGCCTGGTCCTGCTGACATGGCTGCAGAAGCGCGGGCATTTCGAAGAGCTGGGGCCGGTAAGGGTGTGA
- a CDS encoding GIY-YIG nuclease family protein: MGAHHYYVYILASKIGGTLYIGVTNDLIRRVAEHKSKLIESFTEKYDVARLVYFEQFDDPENAIKREKRLKKWNRAWKIRLIEQHNPNWDDLYPEIAGPP; this comes from the coding sequence ATGGGCGCACACCATTACTATGTGTATATCCTCGCCAGCAAGATCGGCGGCACGCTCTATATCGGCGTGACGAATGATCTCATCCGCCGCGTGGCGGAGCACAAGTCAAAGCTGATCGAGAGTTTCACAGAGAAATATGACGTCGCGAGGCTTGTCTATTTCGAGCAATTCGACGACCCCGAGAATGCGATCAAACGAGAGAAGCGGCTCAAGAAGTGGAACAGGGCCTGGAAGATCCGCTTGATCGAGCAGCACAACCCGAATTGGGATGATCTCTATCCTGAGATAGCCGGACCACCATGA
- a CDS encoding DNA recombination protein RmuC, with product MNEIIFVAGDWPVRTIDALIGFGVLVLILLVVIAVVIARSGRRGAELAMANAIRADELEERISQMLHAQSEASGRVDAMTQALAGRQAEMARAVNERLDSVTHRVGQSMEHSTRNTMESLHALHERLGIIDNAHKNLTDLTTQVTTLRDVLANKQSRGAFGQARMEAIVQDGLPKGAYEFQFTLSTGKRPDCVVFLPDQRPLCIDAKFPLEAMTALHDARTDEEKRIATQRLRGDVMKHVSDIAEKYLVTGETQEMALMFVPSESVYAEIHDGFDDVIQKAYRARVVLVSPSLLMLAIQVMQQIMKDARMRDAADQIRTEVIKLGDDLGRLRDRVLKLQKHFADVNEDVRQVLISADKIEKRAGRIEELDFSKADAPAEGPHLVATGAAELFPRKLQAGE from the coding sequence ATGAACGAGATCATTTTCGTGGCTGGCGACTGGCCGGTGCGCACGATCGACGCGCTGATCGGCTTCGGCGTCCTGGTCCTCATCCTGCTGGTTGTGATCGCCGTGGTCATTGCACGCTCGGGGCGGCGCGGGGCGGAACTCGCGATGGCGAATGCCATCCGCGCCGACGAGCTCGAGGAGCGCATCAGCCAGATGCTGCACGCCCAGAGCGAGGCTTCGGGCCGGGTCGATGCCATGACCCAGGCGCTGGCCGGCCGCCAGGCCGAGATGGCACGGGCGGTCAACGAGCGGCTGGATTCGGTGACCCATCGCGTCGGCCAGTCCATGGAGCACTCGACCCGCAACACCATGGAGAGCCTGCACGCCCTGCACGAGCGGCTCGGCATCATCGACAACGCGCACAAGAACCTCACCGACCTCACCACGCAGGTGACGACCTTGCGCGACGTGCTCGCCAACAAGCAGTCGCGCGGCGCCTTCGGCCAGGCCCGGATGGAGGCGATCGTCCAGGACGGCTTGCCGAAGGGCGCCTACGAGTTCCAGTTCACGCTCTCGACCGGCAAGCGGCCGGACTGCGTCGTGTTCCTGCCCGACCAGCGCCCGCTCTGCATCGACGCGAAGTTTCCGCTCGAGGCGATGACCGCGCTGCACGATGCCCGCACCGACGAGGAGAAGCGCATCGCCACGCAGCGGCTGCGCGGCGACGTGATGAAGCATGTCAGCGACATCGCGGAAAAATATCTCGTCACCGGCGAGACCCAGGAGATGGCGCTGATGTTCGTGCCGTCGGAATCGGTCTACGCCGAGATCCATGACGGCTTCGACGACGTGATCCAGAAGGCCTATCGCGCCCGCGTCGTGCTGGTGTCGCCCTCGCTGCTGATGCTGGCGATCCAGGTGATGCAGCAGATCATGAAGGACGCGCGCATGCGCGATGCCGCCGACCAGATCCGCACCGAGGTCATCAAGCTCGGCGACGATCTCGGCCGCCTGCGCGACCGCGTGCTGAAGCTCCAGAAGCATTTTGCCGACGTGAACGAGGACGTCCGCCAGGTGCTGATCTCCGCCGACAAGATCGAGAAGCGCGCGGGGCGGATCGAGGAGCTGGATTTCAGCAAGGCGGACGCGCCCGCGGAGGGCCCGCACCTGGTGGCGACGGGCGCGGCCGAGTTGTTCCCGAGGAAGCTCCAGGCGGGGGAGTAG
- the def gene encoding peptide deformylase, translating into MALREIIILPDKQLRLVSKPIEKVTTEIRKLADDMFETMYDAPGIGLAAIQIAQPLRLITMDLAKRDENGETKPEPRVFINPEVIASSEELSVYEEGCLSIPEYYEEVERPAKVRVRFTDLDGKVHEEDAEGLYATCIQHEIDHLNGVLFVDYLSKLKRDRVLKKFEKAAKRAE; encoded by the coding sequence ATGGCCCTCAGAGAAATCATCATCCTGCCCGACAAGCAGCTGCGTCTGGTCTCCAAGCCGATCGAGAAGGTCACGACGGAGATCCGCAAGCTTGCCGACGACATGTTCGAGACCATGTACGACGCGCCCGGCATCGGGTTGGCGGCGATCCAGATCGCCCAGCCGCTGCGGCTGATCACCATGGACCTCGCCAAGCGCGACGAGAACGGCGAGACCAAGCCGGAGCCGCGCGTCTTCATCAATCCGGAAGTCATCGCCTCGTCCGAGGAATTGTCGGTCTACGAGGAAGGCTGCCTGTCGATCCCCGAATATTACGAGGAGGTCGAGCGGCCTGCGAAGGTGCGCGTGCGCTTCACCGATCTCGACGGCAAGGTGCACGAGGAGGACGCCGAAGGCCTCTACGCCACCTGCATCCAGCACGAGATCGACCACCTCAACGGCGTGTTGTTCGTCGACTATCTGTCGAAGCTGAAGCGCGACCGCGTGCTGAAGAAGTTCGAGAAAGCCGCCAAGCGCGCGGAGTGA
- the fmt gene encoding methionyl-tRNA formyltransferase: MPLRLIFMGTPDFSVPTLLELVAHGHEIVAVYTRAPKPGGRRGLQLQPTPVEEAARRLGVPVLTPKTLKTEEALEEFRAFDADAAVVVAYGMILPQAILDAPKLGCYNLHASLLPRWRGAAPINRAIMADDAESGVMVMKMDVGLDTGDVAMAERLAITDTMTAADLHDRLSRLGADLMVRAMAALDRGGLQLKKQSEDGVTYAAKIDKAEARIDWTKPARAVLRHIHGLSPFPGAWAELAGVSENARVKILRCELAKGSGAPGEVLDDQLTIACGEGAIRIIELQREGKARMQATDFLRGVPLKAGAKFT, translated from the coding sequence ATGCCCCTTCGCCTGATCTTCATGGGCACGCCCGATTTCTCCGTGCCGACGCTGCTCGAGCTCGTCGCGCACGGCCATGAGATCGTGGCCGTCTATACCCGCGCGCCGAAGCCGGGCGGGCGGCGCGGCCTGCAATTGCAGCCGACCCCGGTCGAGGAAGCCGCGCGTAGACTCGGCGTTCCCGTGCTGACGCCGAAGACGCTGAAGACAGAGGAGGCGCTGGAAGAATTTCGCGCCTTTGACGCCGATGCCGCCGTCGTCGTCGCCTACGGCATGATCCTGCCGCAGGCCATCCTCGATGCGCCAAAGCTCGGCTGCTACAATCTGCACGCCTCGCTCCTGCCGCGCTGGCGCGGCGCCGCGCCGATCAACCGCGCGATTATGGCTGATGATGCCGAAAGCGGCGTGATGGTGATGAAGATGGATGTCGGCCTCGACACCGGCGATGTCGCCATGGCCGAGCGGCTGGCGATCACGGACACCATGACCGCGGCCGACCTGCACGATCGTCTCTCGCGCCTCGGCGCCGACCTGATGGTCCGCGCCATGGCCGCGCTCGACCGCGGGGGGCTCCAGCTCAAGAAGCAGAGCGAGGACGGCGTCACCTATGCGGCCAAGATCGACAAGGCTGAGGCGCGGATCGACTGGACCAAGCCCGCACGGGCGGTGCTGCGCCACATCCACGGCCTGTCGCCGTTCCCCGGCGCCTGGGCCGAGCTCGCAGGCGTCAGCGAGAACGCGCGCGTCAAAATCCTGCGCTGCGAGCTCGCCAAGGGCTCGGGCGCGCCGGGCGAGGTGCTCGACGACCAGCTCACCATCGCCTGCGGCGAGGGCGCGATCCGCATCATCGAGCTGCAGCGCGAAGGCAAGGCGCGGATGCAGGCTACGGACTTCTTGCGTGGTGTGCCGCTGAAGGCGGGCGCCAAATTCACCTGA
- the recR gene encoding recombination mediator RecR — protein sequence MGAVAGPEIERLVQLLARLPGLGPRSARRAALHLIKKREALMMPLSSALQVALDKVQVCKTCGNIDTQNPCTVCTDPKRDPAIIVVVADVADLWALERANATQGRYHVLGATLSPLDGVGPQDLTIDALVARAHAAEVHEVILALNATVDGQTTAHYITDLLQDANVKVTRLAHGVPVGGELDYLDEGTLSAAMRQRTLF from the coding sequence ATGGGCGCGGTTGCAGGTCCCGAAATCGAGCGGCTGGTGCAGCTTCTCGCACGGCTGCCGGGCCTCGGTCCGCGCTCCGCGCGGCGCGCCGCGCTGCATCTGATCAAGAAGCGCGAAGCGCTGATGATGCCGCTGTCCTCGGCCCTCCAGGTCGCGCTCGACAAGGTCCAGGTCTGCAAGACCTGCGGCAACATCGACACGCAAAATCCCTGCACGGTCTGCACCGATCCGAAGCGCGATCCCGCGATCATCGTGGTCGTCGCCGATGTCGCCGACCTCTGGGCGCTGGAGCGGGCCAATGCGACTCAAGGGCGCTATCATGTGCTGGGTGCGACATTGTCGCCGCTCGACGGCGTCGGCCCGCAGGATCTCACCATCGACGCGCTGGTCGCGCGCGCACATGCTGCCGAGGTCCACGAAGTCATCCTGGCGCTGAACGCGACGGTCGACGGCCAGACCACGGCGCACTACATCACCGACCTGCTTCAGGACGCCAACGTAAAAGTAACCCGGCTCGCCCATGGTGTGCCGGTCGGCGGCGAGCTTGATTATCTCGATGAAGGTACGCTATCGGCCGCGATGCGGCAGCGGACCCTGTTCTAG
- a CDS encoding DNA polymerase III subunit gamma/tau, with product MTDAGAPPNSDSASQAGNAPYRVLARKYRPSSFDDLIGQEAVVRTVSNAFETGRIPQAWILTGVRGVGKTTTARILARALNYEMPDGSVKGPTIHMPNLGVHCQAIMESRHMDVLEMDAASHTGVDDVRQINDSVRYAPASARYKVYIIDEVHMLSTAAFNAFLKTLEEPPEHAKFVFATTEIRKVPVTVLSRCQRFDLRRVEADVLMKHLASIAAKESVEIEPEALGIIARAAEGSVRDSLSLLDQAIAHAAGTVKADAVRQMLGLADRTRVIDLFDSLARGDIAAAFKEFRDQYDVGADPIVVLSDLAEFVNFVTRVKIVPATADNVAYGETERVRARDFASKISMRVLSRMWQMLLKGITEVQAATRPAAAAEMVLVRIAYVADLPTPDEAIRMLEQNGGGSPVVSGGSAARSAPAAPVASAAPAVSAAPMRAPTSSPSSFGGGAARPQMAAPAPDPQAAAPQLRITSFTQLVALAGQKRDIMTKAALEADMRLVRFEEGRLEVALEPNASRTMITELARKFELWTGRRWTVIVSNEQGQPTLRSVNQAAKQEHARTAEADPRVQEVLSRFPGSKVVEVRRLAPETPESNINADYGSDDPPDGSDTDDDL from the coding sequence ATGACCGACGCTGGCGCCCCTCCTAACTCCGATAGCGCCAGCCAGGCTGGCAACGCGCCCTACCGGGTGCTGGCGCGCAAATACCGCCCCTCCTCGTTCGACGACCTGATCGGCCAGGAGGCCGTGGTCCGCACCGTCTCCAATGCATTCGAGACCGGGCGTATCCCGCAGGCCTGGATCCTCACCGGCGTCCGCGGCGTCGGCAAGACCACCACCGCGCGAATTCTTGCCCGTGCGCTCAACTACGAGATGCCGGACGGCTCAGTGAAGGGCCCGACCATCCACATGCCGAACTTGGGCGTGCATTGCCAGGCGATCATGGAAAGCCGGCACATGGACGTGCTGGAGATGGACGCGGCCTCGCATACAGGCGTCGACGACGTCCGCCAGATCAATGACAGCGTGCGCTACGCGCCGGCCAGTGCCCGCTACAAGGTCTACATCATCGACGAAGTCCACATGCTGTCGACGGCGGCGTTCAACGCCTTCCTGAAGACGCTGGAGGAGCCGCCGGAGCACGCCAAGTTCGTGTTCGCGACGACGGAGATCCGCAAGGTTCCGGTCACCGTGCTGTCGCGCTGCCAGCGTTTCGACCTGCGCCGGGTCGAGGCCGACGTGCTGATGAAGCACCTCGCCAGCATCGCGGCGAAGGAAAGCGTCGAGATCGAGCCCGAGGCGCTCGGCATCATCGCGCGTGCCGCGGAAGGCTCCGTGCGCGATTCGCTGTCGCTGCTCGACCAGGCGATCGCGCATGCGGCAGGCACGGTGAAAGCCGATGCCGTCAGGCAGATGCTGGGCCTCGCCGACCGAACGCGTGTGATCGACCTGTTCGATTCGCTGGCGCGTGGCGACATCGCCGCCGCGTTCAAGGAGTTCCGCGACCAGTACGACGTCGGCGCCGATCCGATCGTCGTGCTCTCGGACCTCGCCGAGTTCGTCAATTTCGTCACCCGCGTGAAGATCGTGCCGGCGACCGCCGACAATGTCGCCTATGGCGAGACCGAGCGGGTGCGCGCGCGGGATTTCGCGTCAAAAATCTCGATGCGCGTGCTGTCGCGGATGTGGCAGATGCTGCTCAAGGGCATCACCGAGGTGCAGGCCGCGACGCGCCCCGCCGCCGCCGCCGAGATGGTGCTGGTGCGCATCGCCTATGTCGCCGACCTGCCGACGCCGGACGAGGCGATCCGGATGCTGGAGCAGAACGGCGGCGGCTCGCCGGTCGTGAGCGGCGGCAGTGCGGCGCGCAGCGCGCCGGCGGCGCCGGTTGCCTCTGCTGCGCCTGCCGTCTCGGCTGCGCCCATGCGCGCGCCGACCTCATCGCCGTCGTCGTTCGGCGGCGGTGCTGCCCGGCCGCAGATGGCGGCGCCCGCGCCGGATCCGCAAGCCGCGGCACCCCAGCTGCGCATCACGAGCTTCACCCAGCTCGTCGCGCTTGCCGGCCAGAAGCGCGACATCATGACCAAGGCCGCGCTCGAAGCCGACATGCGCCTCGTCCGTTTCGAGGAGGGCCGGCTGGAAGTCGCGCTCGAGCCCAATGCCTCCAGGACCATGATCACCGAGCTCGCGCGCAAGTTCGAACTCTGGACCGGCCGGCGCTGGACCGTGATCGTCTCCAACGAGCAGGGCCAGCCGACGCTGCGTTCGGTGAACCAGGCCGCCAAGCAGGAGCATGCGCGTACCGCGGAGGCCGATCCGCGCGTGCAGGAGGTGCTGTCGCGCTTCCCCGGATCGAAGGTCGTCGAGGTCCGCAGGCTTGCCCCCGAGACGCCGGAATCCAATATTAACGCCGACTATGGCAGTGACGATCCGCCCGACGGTTCCGATACCGACGACGATCTCTGA
- a CDS encoding YbaB/EbfC family nucleoid-associated protein, translating into MADFLGMMKQAAQLQSKMQEMQDALGNVEVEGISGGGLVVVRMTAKMDVKGVKIDPSLMKAEEREVLEDLLVTALGDARRKAEAAVQEKMQSLTGGLGLPPGLFGQ; encoded by the coding sequence ATGGCTGACTTTCTCGGTATGATGAAGCAGGCGGCGCAGCTGCAATCCAAGATGCAGGAGATGCAGGACGCGCTCGGCAATGTGGAGGTCGAAGGCATCTCCGGCGGCGGCCTCGTCGTGGTGCGTATGACCGCGAAGATGGACGTCAAGGGCGTGAAGATCGATCCCTCGCTGATGAAGGCGGAAGAGCGCGAGGTGCTCGAGGACCTGCTCGTGACCGCGCTCGGCGATGCCCGCCGCAAGGCGGAGGCCGCCGTGCAGGAGAAGATGCAGTCGCTCACCGGCGGGCTCGGCCTGCCGCCGGGGCTGTTCGGCCAGTAA
- the truA gene encoding tRNA pseudouridine(38-40) synthase TruA, protein MPRYKLTIEYDGAPFFGWQVQDTLPSVQGALEAAVKAMTGADLRVHGAGRTDAGVHARGQVAHVDIEKQFPPGRFRDGLNAHLRPHPIAVLEAEIVPDTFEARFSAVKRHYRYRIVNTRANLALDIGHAWRVPRRLDSDAMHAAARRLLGKHDFTTFRDTECQAKSPEKTLDQLDVLRDGREITIITSARSFLHSQVRSMVGSLVWVGEGRWTADDLSAALAARNRAACGIVAPPDGLYLVKVDY, encoded by the coding sequence ATGCCCCGCTACAAGCTCACCATCGAATATGACGGCGCGCCGTTCTTCGGCTGGCAGGTGCAGGATACGCTGCCGTCGGTGCAGGGCGCACTGGAAGCGGCGGTGAAGGCGATGACCGGTGCGGATCTGCGGGTGCATGGCGCGGGTCGCACCGATGCCGGCGTGCATGCGCGCGGTCAGGTCGCGCATGTCGATATCGAGAAGCAGTTTCCGCCGGGCCGCTTTCGCGACGGGCTCAATGCGCATCTGCGGCCGCATCCGATCGCGGTGCTCGAGGCCGAGATCGTACCCGATACTTTTGAAGCGCGCTTCTCGGCCGTGAAGCGCCACTATCGCTACCGCATCGTCAACACCCGCGCCAATCTCGCGCTCGACATCGGCCACGCCTGGCGCGTACCGCGCCGGCTCGATAGCGATGCGATGCATGCGGCCGCGCGGCGCCTGCTCGGCAAGCATGATTTCACCACCTTCCGCGACACCGAGTGCCAGGCCAAGTCGCCGGAGAAGACGCTCGACCAACTCGACGTGCTGCGCGACGGGCGCGAGATCACCATCATCACCTCGGCGCGCTCGTTCCTGCACAGCCAGGTGCGCTCGATGGTGGGATCGCTGGTCTGGGTCGGCGAAGGCCGCTGGACCGCGGACGACCTTTCCGCAGCGCTGGCGGCCCGCAACCGCGCCGCCTGCGGCATCGTCGCGCCGCCGGACGGGCTGTATCTGGTGAAGGTAGATTATTAG